In Meleagris gallopavo isolate NT-WF06-2002-E0010 breed Aviagen turkey brand Nicholas breeding stock chromosome 5, Turkey_5.1, whole genome shotgun sequence, a single window of DNA contains:
- the CCDC177 gene encoding coiled-coil domain-containing protein 177, which yields MPGHMEANARQKPRLSPAAAAAATGGLTLWNEFRRRAKSHSLDSLQKRREGSWGKTSSESGASSSYSGESLRGLGGKGRGRGRVADGSLLGRSFSLGDLSHSPQTAQRVERIVREVKRKKGLSEVPERDKKIAALMIAKHQEASLLREQRQAAHLQWDSQRRLAEQRKEQEEKEKQKALMQGQRMWESQVEKRRGKLSQEQQEVALLKQKQRQVCEERWREQAEKQERLRREKLERAIQEDKQKKLHQEHNLKAKEDSKKEQREREEQLLQEKLSTAAQKRQRKEVRLQKERKQLNQAEKLKHETLLKELAKQEAEEKEMLKASLEMSLSKAQENYEQLVEKRNQELREKARREDMQIQRAKLAAEKKEREQKEHLEALAKETERKLQHAAQVAEEVVQEKARRLVLSRLEKEKVQKMNKQKVEQYEDLRRREILLSIERKLERSEQIFKEKKTVLENARSVARASFHVREKVREETNTRTFDKMAFEAELHASLDKK from the exons ATGCCGGGACACATGGAGGCAAACGCTCGGCAGAAGCCCCggctcagcccagcagcagcagcagcagccacggGAGGACTGACGCTCTGGAACGAGTTCAGAAGGAGG GCCAAGAGCCACTCCCTGGACTCGCTGCAGAAGCGTcgggagggcagctggggcaAGACTTCCTCGGAGTCGGGAGCGTCGTCCTCATACAGCGGGGAGAGCCTGCGGGGGCTGGGGGGCAAGGGGCGCGGCCGGGGCCGGGTGGCAGACGGCTCCCTGCTGGGGCGCAGCTTCAGCCTGGGTGACCTCAGCCACTCACCGCAGACCGCCCAGAGGGTGGAGAGGATCGTCAGGGAGGTCAAGAGGAAGAAAGGCCTCTCGGAGGTGCCCGAGAGGGACAAGAAGATCGCGGCGCTGATGATCGCCAAGCACCAGGAGGCCAGCCTCCTGCGGGAGCAGCGGCAGGCGGCCCATCTGCAGTGGGACAGCCAGCGGCGCCTGGCGGAGCAGCggaaggagcaggaggagaaggagaagcagaaggcCCTCATGCAGGGCCAGCGCATGTGGGAGAGCCAGGTGGAGAAGCGGCGGGGAAAGCtgagccaggagcagcaggaggttGCCCTGCTGAAGCAGAAGCAGCGGCAGGTATGTGAGGAGAGGTGGCGGGAGCAGGCGGAGAAGCAGGAGCGGCTGCGGAGGGAGAAGCTGGAAAGAGCCATCCAGGAGGACAAGCAGAAGAAGCTCCATCAAGAGCACAATCTGAAGGCGAAGGAGGACAGCAAGAAGGAGCAGCGGGAGCGAGAGGAACAACTCCTGCAGGAGAAGCTGTCCACAGCCGCGCAGAAGAGGCAGAGGAAGGAGGTGCGGCTGCAGAAGGAGAGGAAGCAGCTCAACCAAGCAGAGAAGCTGAAGCACGAGACTTTGCTCAAGGAACTGGCCAAGCAagaggcagaagagaaggaaatgctgAAGGCCTCCCTGGAGATGAGTTTGTCCAAGGCTCAGGAGAACTACGAGCAGCTAGTAGAGAAGAGGAACCAGGAGCTGAGGGAGAAGGCCAGGCGGGAGGACATGCAGATCCAGAGAGCCAAACTGGCagcagagaagaaggaaagagagcagAAGGAGCACTTGGAGGCCCTGGCTAAAGAGACAGAGAGGAAACTCCAGCATGCTGCCCAGGTGGCTGAAGAGGTGGTCCAGGAAAAAGCCCGCAGGTTGGTCTTGAGCCgtctggagaaggagaaggtGCAGAAGATGAATAAGCAAAAGGTGGAACAGTACGAGGACTTACGGCGCAGGGAGATTCTCCTTTCTATCGAGAGGAAACTGGAGAGGAGCGAGCAGATCTTCAAGGAGAAGAAGACCGTCTTAGAAAATGCCAGGTCTGTAGCTCGGGCATCCTTCCATGTCCGGGAAAAGGTACGGGAGGAGACCAACACACGCACCTTTGACAAGATGGCCTTTGAAGCAGAGCTGCATGCCAGCCTGGATAAGAAATGA